The following are encoded in a window of Thermodesulfobacterium geofontis OPF15 genomic DNA:
- a CDS encoding sodium:calcium antiporter — translation MEVVLLIFSLVIILICAELFTNGVEVFGERLSLSQAVVGSILAAVGTALPETIIPLVAIFLYKGESGAHIGIGAILGAPFMLTTVGLFLVGLGVFTSYFFKKRKKLEVYLEPHTFIRDFSFFLLSYSLAIFFPLIFPNTRLLHYFIALFLLFNYIFYLFLTFRAESLRIESSKDLYLARLLRLNINFERKILYVFLSFFQIILALLFMIKGAHIFVENLEILAKNWGIDPLLFSLLLAPIATELPEKSNSLLWTLRKKDILALGNMTGAMVFQSTFPVSIGLLFTSWEIKGLALASALIALSLGIFYLLFLKLFKKLPPYIFILSGCAYLVYVYLVIKSVYS, via the coding sequence TGCAGAACTTTTCACAAATGGGGTTGAAGTATTTGGGGAAAGACTTTCTTTATCTCAAGCAGTAGTGGGAAGTATTTTAGCAGCTGTAGGAACTGCACTTCCTGAAACTATAATCCCTTTAGTTGCTATTTTTTTGTATAAAGGAGAAAGCGGGGCTCATATAGGAATTGGAGCTATTTTAGGAGCTCCTTTTATGTTAACAACTGTAGGACTTTTCTTAGTAGGCCTGGGTGTATTTACAAGTTATTTTTTTAAAAAAAGAAAAAAATTAGAAGTATATTTAGAACCTCATACCTTTATAAGAGATTTTAGTTTTTTCCTTTTAAGCTATTCCTTAGCTATTTTTTTTCCTCTAATCTTCCCAAATACCCGCTTACTTCACTATTTTATCGCCCTTTTCTTACTTTTTAATTATATTTTCTATTTATTTCTTACTTTTAGAGCTGAGAGCTTAAGAATAGAGTCTTCAAAAGATTTATATCTTGCGAGATTGCTAAGATTAAACATTAATTTTGAAAGGAAAATCCTCTATGTTTTTCTTTCTTTCTTTCAAATAATTCTTGCCCTTCTATTTATGATAAAGGGAGCTCATATCTTTGTAGAAAATTTAGAAATACTTGCCAAAAATTGGGGAATAGACCCTCTTCTTTTTTCCCTTCTTTTAGCCCCTATAGCTACAGAATTACCTGAAAAGAGTAATAGTCTTCTTTGGACCTTAAGAAAAAAGGATATCCTTGCCCTTGGAAATATGACTGGAGCTATGGTCTTTCAATCAACCTTTCCTGTAAGTATTGGGCTTCTTTTTACTTCATGGGAAATTAAAGGATTAGCTTTAGCTTCTGCATTAATTGCCTTATCCTTAGGAATATTTTATCTTTTATTTTTAAAACTTTTTAAAAAACTTCCACCTTATATTTTTATTCTTTCCGGATGTGCCTATTTAGTTTATGTGTATTTAGTTATAAAATCAGTTTATTCCTAA